In one Nocardioides sp. NBC_00368 genomic region, the following are encoded:
- a CDS encoding acyl-CoA carboxylase subunit beta has translation MTITAPAPAPAAKQKLPRDQDPRNPLTRLKALFDEGTVKLISPDDDSGMLAAVGEVDGTRAVAFCSDATVMGGAMGDLGCRVVVDAYHRAMTDGIPIIGLWHSGGARLAEGVLSLHAVGRIFHAMTQASGKIPQISVVLGPAAGGAAYGPALTDVVILGPEGRIFVTGPDVVRSVTGEDVDMLRLGGPEPHGRRSGVVHILTESEREALDKARTVTSLLGSQGGLDVAAVEDKDLAEQLPESKKRAYDVHPLVENILDEGTTQELHARWAPNIVTALGRFGGRTVGVVANNPLRLGGCLDSLSAEKASRFVRLCDSLGVPLIVVVDVPGYLPGVGQEWDGVVRRGAKLLHAFGECVVPRVTLVTRKTYGGAYIAMNARSLGATKVFAWPGAEVAVMGPVAAIRILHRRKLAEVAPDLRPQVEAELAAEHERLAGGVDKAVEIGVVDEVIEPAATRSAIAAAFEDAIQTVGVRRGAHGNIPL, from the coding sequence ATGACGATCACGGCGCCTGCACCGGCCCCCGCGGCGAAGCAGAAGCTTCCTCGCGACCAGGACCCGCGCAACCCGCTGACCCGTCTGAAGGCGCTCTTCGACGAGGGCACCGTCAAGCTCATCTCCCCCGACGACGACTCCGGCATGCTGGCCGCCGTCGGCGAGGTCGACGGCACCCGGGCGGTCGCCTTCTGCTCCGACGCCACCGTCATGGGCGGTGCGATGGGTGACCTCGGCTGCCGGGTGGTCGTCGACGCCTACCACCGGGCGATGACCGACGGCATCCCGATCATCGGCCTGTGGCACTCGGGCGGTGCCCGGCTCGCCGAAGGCGTCCTCTCCCTGCACGCCGTGGGCCGGATCTTCCACGCGATGACGCAGGCCAGCGGCAAAATCCCGCAGATCTCGGTCGTCCTCGGCCCCGCCGCCGGGGGTGCCGCCTACGGTCCTGCTCTCACCGACGTCGTCATCCTCGGCCCCGAGGGCCGGATCTTCGTGACCGGCCCCGACGTCGTACGCTCCGTCACCGGCGAGGACGTGGACATGCTGCGCCTCGGTGGCCCGGAGCCGCACGGCCGCCGATCCGGTGTCGTCCACATCCTCACCGAGTCCGAGCGCGAGGCGCTCGACAAGGCCCGCACGGTCACCTCCCTCCTCGGTTCCCAGGGTGGCCTCGACGTTGCCGCCGTGGAGGACAAGGACCTCGCCGAGCAGCTGCCGGAGTCGAAGAAGCGCGCCTACGACGTACACCCGCTCGTGGAGAACATCCTCGACGAGGGCACCACCCAGGAGCTGCACGCTCGCTGGGCGCCCAACATCGTCACCGCCCTGGGCCGCTTCGGCGGCCGCACCGTCGGCGTCGTCGCCAACAACCCGCTGCGGCTCGGCGGCTGCCTCGACTCCCTCTCTGCGGAGAAGGCCTCCCGGTTCGTACGTCTCTGCGACTCGCTCGGCGTCCCCCTGATCGTCGTCGTCGACGTCCCGGGCTACCTGCCGGGCGTCGGCCAGGAGTGGGACGGGGTCGTCCGCCGTGGCGCCAAGCTCCTGCACGCCTTCGGCGAGTGTGTGGTCCCCCGGGTCACCCTGGTGACCCGCAAGACCTACGGCGGCGCCTACATCGCCATGAACGCACGTTCCCTCGGCGCCACCAAGGTCTTCGCCTGGCCGGGCGCCGAGGTCGCGGTCATGGGTCCGGTCGCCGCCATCCGCATCCTGCACCGCCGCAAGCTCGCCGAGGTCGCGCCCGACCTCCGTCCTCAGGTCGAGGCGGAGCTCGCGGCCGAGCACGAGCGCCTCGCCGGCGGTGTCGACAAGGCCGTCGAGATCGGTGTCGTGGATGAGGTCATCGAGCCCGCTGCGACCCGCAGTGCGATCGCTGCCGCCTTCGAGGACGCGATCCAGACCGTCGGCGTACGCCGCGGTGCTCACGGCAACATCCCACTCTGA
- a CDS encoding beta-ketoacyl-[acyl-carrier-protein] synthase family protein: MSSRTRVVVTGLGTTNPVGGDVATTWDALIAGRSGIRQLTEEWAQDLPVRIAGRIAVEPSEVLERVKARRLDRSAQFAVVAAAEAWKDAGFEGTATEAGLDGERLGVAVATGIGGVTTLLDNYDTLLAKGPRRVSPLAVPMLMANASAANISLTYGARAAAQTPISACASGSEAVALAADQIRLGRADVVLAGGTEAAIHPLPIAAFANMMALSKTASGPDGGDPTAVSRPWDTGRDGFVLGEGAGIVVLESLEHAQARGARIYAEVLGSGVTADAHDIAQPDPEGRGGSRAIKRALEDGDIDPSTIAHVNAHATSTPQGDIAEGLMLHATLGKHVEDVVVTSTKSMTGHLLGGAGALETVATVLAIHHRQSPPTINLDNLDPAVELDIATKARDLPVGDIAALNNSFGFGGANVAVVYGSI, encoded by the coding sequence ATGAGCAGCCGCACCCGAGTCGTCGTCACCGGATTGGGCACCACCAACCCGGTCGGCGGAGACGTAGCCACCACCTGGGATGCCTTGATCGCCGGCCGCTCCGGCATCCGCCAGCTCACCGAGGAGTGGGCTCAAGACCTTCCCGTACGCATCGCCGGCCGCATCGCCGTCGAGCCGTCCGAGGTCCTGGAGAGGGTCAAGGCCAGGCGCCTGGACCGCTCCGCACAGTTCGCCGTGGTCGCCGCGGCCGAGGCCTGGAAGGACGCCGGCTTCGAAGGCACCGCGACCGAGGCCGGCCTCGACGGTGAGCGCCTCGGTGTGGCCGTCGCCACCGGGATCGGCGGCGTGACCACCCTGCTCGACAACTACGACACGCTTCTCGCCAAGGGGCCGCGCCGGGTCAGCCCGCTGGCCGTCCCGATGCTGATGGCCAACGCCTCGGCAGCCAACATCTCGCTGACCTACGGCGCCCGCGCCGCGGCTCAGACCCCGATCTCTGCCTGTGCCTCCGGCTCGGAGGCGGTCGCTCTGGCCGCCGACCAGATCCGTCTGGGCCGCGCCGACGTCGTGCTCGCCGGTGGCACCGAGGCCGCGATCCACCCGCTGCCGATCGCCGCGTTCGCCAACATGATGGCCCTGTCCAAGACCGCGTCCGGCCCCGACGGCGGCGACCCGACCGCGGTCAGCCGCCCCTGGGACACCGGCCGCGACGGCTTCGTCCTCGGTGAGGGTGCCGGCATCGTCGTGCTCGAGTCGCTCGAGCACGCCCAGGCCCGTGGCGCCCGGATCTACGCCGAGGTCCTCGGCTCCGGCGTGACCGCCGACGCTCACGACATCGCCCAGCCCGACCCGGAGGGTCGTGGCGGCAGCCGCGCCATCAAGCGCGCGCTCGAGGACGGCGACATCGACCCGAGCACGATCGCCCACGTCAACGCCCACGCGACCTCGACCCCGCAGGGCGACATCGCCGAGGGCCTGATGCTCCACGCCACCCTCGGCAAGCACGTCGAGGACGTCGTGGTCACCTCGACCAAGTCGATGACTGGTCACCTGCTCGGCGGCGCCGGGGCACTCGAGACGGTCGCGACCGTGCTGGCGATCCACCACCGCCAGTCGCCGCCGACCATCAACCTCGACAATCTCGACCCCGCGGTCGAGCTCGACATCGCCACCAAGGCGCGCGACCTGCCGGTCGGCGACATCGCAGCCCTCAACAACTCCTTCGGCTTCGGTGGCGCGAACGTCGCGGTCGTCTACGGAAGCATCTGA
- a CDS encoding acyl carrier protein has product MATTEEIRSDLAEIVNEVAGIDVADVQLDKSFVDDLDVDSLSMVEVVVAAEEKFGVSIPDEEVKNLKTVGDAVSFIEKASANA; this is encoded by the coding sequence ATGGCCACCACCGAAGAGATCCGCTCCGACCTCGCCGAGATCGTCAACGAGGTCGCCGGCATCGATGTCGCCGACGTCCAGCTCGACAAGTCCTTCGTCGACGACCTCGACGTCGACTCGCTGTCCATGGTCGAGGTCGTCGTTGCCGCCGAGGAGAAGTTCGGCGTATCCATCCCCGACGAGGAGGTCAAGAACCTCAAGACCGTTGGCGACGCGGTGAGCTTCATCGAGAAGGCTTCCGCGAACGCCTGA
- a CDS encoding beta-ketoacyl-ACP synthase III: MISSPTGAPHARILGVGGYRPSRVVPNSEIVGLIDSSDEWIRTRSGIVERRWANDEETVQMMSVAASRKALEHAGIGIDQIDCVIVATVSHMRQTPAVAALIADELGADNPAAFDISAACAGFCHGIAMANDLVRGGSARHVLVIGVERLSDITNPHDRGTAFIFADGAGAAVVGPSDEPGIGPVVWGSSGDKADLIQTPDWFVANEAKETPWLTMEGNPVFRWASFAMAKVGQEALEKAGITADELDCFVPHQANMRIVDALARSMKLPESVKIARDIATMGNTSAASVPLALERMVEEGQAQSGDTALLIAFGAGLVYAAQVVVLP; the protein is encoded by the coding sequence GTGATCTCATCCCCTACAGGTGCCCCGCACGCCCGCATCCTCGGTGTGGGCGGCTACCGTCCGAGCCGGGTCGTCCCCAACAGCGAGATCGTCGGCCTCATCGACTCCTCCGACGAGTGGATCCGCACCCGCTCCGGCATCGTCGAGCGCCGCTGGGCGAACGACGAGGAGACCGTGCAGATGATGTCGGTCGCCGCGTCCCGCAAGGCTCTCGAGCACGCCGGCATCGGTATCGACCAGATCGACTGCGTGATCGTCGCCACGGTCAGCCACATGCGCCAGACCCCTGCGGTCGCCGCGCTGATCGCCGACGAGCTCGGCGCCGACAATCCGGCCGCCTTCGACATCTCGGCGGCCTGTGCCGGCTTCTGCCACGGGATCGCGATGGCCAACGATCTCGTACGCGGCGGCAGCGCTCGCCACGTACTCGTCATCGGCGTCGAGCGACTCTCCGACATCACCAACCCGCACGACCGCGGCACCGCCTTCATCTTCGCCGACGGCGCCGGCGCAGCGGTCGTGGGCCCGAGCGACGAGCCCGGCATCGGTCCGGTCGTGTGGGGCTCCTCCGGCGACAAGGCCGACCTGATCCAGACACCCGACTGGTTCGTGGCCAACGAGGCCAAGGAGACGCCCTGGCTCACGATGGAGGGCAACCCCGTCTTCCGCTGGGCCTCCTTCGCGATGGCCAAGGTCGGCCAGGAAGCGCTCGAGAAGGCCGGCATCACCGCCGACGAGCTCGACTGCTTCGTCCCGCACCAGGCCAACATGCGCATCGTCGACGCCCTGGCCCGCTCCATGAAGCTCCCGGAGTCGGTCAAGATCGCGCGCGACATCGCCACGATGGGCAACACTTCGGCGGCCTCGGTGCCACTGGCCCTTGAGCGGATGGTCGAAGAGGGGCAGGCTCAGTCGGGCGACACCGCACTGCTCATCGCATTCGGCGCCGGGCTGGTCTACGCCGCCCAGGTCGTCGTCCTGCCCTAG